One genomic region from Drosophila busckii strain San Diego stock center, stock number 13000-0081.31 chromosome 3R, ASM1175060v1, whole genome shotgun sequence encodes:
- the LOC108601681 gene encoding fatty acyl-CoA reductase wat, which yields MEAAKFMNMRNGFSKSLDDHCQLITGPKDESPMQMFYKDKGVFLTGGTGFFGKIIIEKLLRVTEVAQIYLLIRTKKGKDAHARLDDLFNDPVFAKMKQCNPKYRCQITIISGDCSLPGMGISPDERETIKENVNIVLHSAATVRFDEKLKMAIAINVHGTKEIIELAKGIVNLKAFVHVSTAFAHCNMRYIQEKFYNGMMSGDNAFKLTECLDEHTLNALTPTIIKGYPNTYTYTKVLAEDVIQQHAQKLPVTIFRPGIVITSYREPVTGWIDNMYGPCGVIVGIGSGVLRVFTGNMDNKAHIVPVDLCVNALLASAWDVARNTYETPPIYNYVPDADNMVTWRNYMETGFKHANDIPMRKSIWYPCFTIVPHMWQYHILCFLYHTLPAMFMDLIMVLMGKKPRMLKIYRKIHKFSNVLKFFSSNEFRFDNENVRRLAEKLDERDKRLFSFDMREVDWQQLFLVSLYGLRLYVVKDDPSSLPESVRRVKRMMVLHYCTLAIVYSLTAWALYGLMKLLFF from the exons ATGGAGGCTGCCAAATTCATGAACATGCGTAATGGATTTAGCAAATCTTTGGACGATCATTGCCAGCTTATAACTGGCCCCAAAG ATGAGTCGCCCATGCAAATGTTTTACAAGGATAAGGGCGTCTTCCTTACAGGCGGCACTGGCTTCTTTGGCAAAA ttattATTGAGAAGCTGTTGCGCGTGACAGAGGTggcacaaatatatttgctaataCGCACCAAGAAGGGCAAGGATGCCCATGCACGCCTTGATGATTTATTCAACGATCCA GTGTTTGCCAAAATGAAACAGTGTAATCCAAAGTATCGCTGCCAAATCACAATCATAAGTGGTGACTGCTCACTGCCAGGCATGGGCATTTCGCCGGATGAACGCGAAACCATTAAGGAGAATGTTAACATTGTGCTGCATAGTGCGGCAACTGTGCGCTTCGATGAGAAGCTTAAAATGGCAATCGCTATAAATGTGCATGGCACCAAGGAAATCATTGAGCTGGCCAAAGGGATTGTCAACTTAAAG GCCTTTGTGCATGTTTCTACGGCATTTGCACACTGCAACATGCGATATATACAAGAGAAATTCTACAACGGCATGATGTCTGGTGATAATGCCTTCAAGCTAACCGAGTGTCTGGACGAGCATACGCTTAACGCTTTGACACCCACGATTATCAAAGGCTATCCGAATACTTATACCTATACCAAAGTGCTGGCCGAGGATGTGATACAGCAGCATGCACAGAAATTGCCCGTGACCATCTTTCGACCTGGCATTGTGATCACCAGCTATCGTGAGCCAGTCACTGGCTGGATCGACAATATGTACGGTCCTTGCGGCGTTATTGTGGGCATTGGCTCGGGCGTGCTGCGCGTTTTCACAGGCAATATGGACAACAAGGCGCACATTGTGCCCGTCGACTTGTGCGTAAATGCGCTGCTGGCAAGTGCCTGGGATGTGGCACGCAATAC TTATGAGACGCCGCCTATATATAACTATGTGCCAGATGCGGATAATATGGTCACCTGGCGCAATTATATGGAGACGGGCTTTAAGCATGCCAACGATATACCAATGCGCAAGTCAATTTGGTATCCATGCTTCACCATTGTGCCGCACATGTGGCAATATCATATTTTATGCTTCTTATATCACACATTGCCCGCTATGTTTATGGACTTGATAATGGTACTGATGGGCAAAAAGCCGAG aATGCTAAAGATTTATcgcaaaatacacaaatttagCAATGTGCTGAAGTTCTTTAGCTCCAACGAGTTTCGCTTTGATAATGAAAATGTGCGGCGTCTGGCTGAGAAGCTGGACGAGCGAGACAAACGTTTGTTCAGCTTTGATATGCGTGAGGTGgactggcagcagctgttccTGGTCAGTCTGTATGGGCTGCGCTTGTATGTGGTCAAAGATGATCCCAGCAGTTTACCGGAGTCTGTGCGACGCGTTAAGCG catgaTGGTTTTGCATTATTGCACACTGGCCATTGTTTATTCGCTGACGGCTTGGGCGCTGTATGGTTTGATGAAGTTGTTATTCTTCTAA